The sequence CCGCAACGTGCGAGCAGCCGGTGGGCGTCAGGGGCGCCGATGTGGCGTACCAGCGACCTTGCCGACCGGCTTGGGTTTCTTCCCGCGGCCTTGAGCAGCTCCACCAACAGCCGCTCGGCCTCTGGGGACAGTTCGCGTCGCCGGATCGAAACGACGGCGGAGTCCACTCTGGGCTGTGGGCGGAACGAGGCGGGGCGAACCCTGCGGACGAGCCCGATGTCGTACCTGGCCGCCCACCACGCCAGTTCGCCAGCCGAAGAGGTCGCCGAAACCAGCCGCCGGGCGAATCCCCATTCCACGGTCAGCGCCCCTCGCACGACCGTGGGCCTGCGTGCGCCGAGAAGTCTGCGAAACAACGCCGTCGAGGCGGAGTACGGCGGATTCGCCATGACGAGGAAGTCTTTGCGAGGCAACGTGACGGTGCGCAGATCACCGCGTACGACCCGCACGCGGGCGTTGTCCCGGAACCTGCGGATGAGCATCGCGGCGAACTCGGCGTCACGCTCCACAGCGAGCACGCGCGCGCCTCGTTTCGCCGCGGCGGACGTCAGCACCCCGGGGCCCGCGCCGAAGTCGATCACTAGATCGTCCGGTCCCGGTCGGCAGACGCGGACAAGGGTGTTCACCACGTCTTCGGCGACGAGAAAGTGCACACCTGAGGGATTGGGCCGGGTGCCGCGTTCGCTGCGGCGAGGAAAACGCCTTTCGGCTGACATGTCTGCTCCGTCATGAAGGAGGGGAGGCGCGAGAGCGCGCGGGAGAACTTCATGGCGCAGCGACTGCCCGCCCGGATGAGGGCAGCAGAAAGGAAACGCTGGAGTCAGCGTGGTGCGCGGCAGTGGAATGCCGCGTGAAGGAGGGCCTGGGGAAAGGCCACAGCCGCTGCTGTCAGAACAGCCGCAGCCGGATGTAAACGGCGTAACAACCCATGCGGTCACGGTATCAGCGAGGTCCACCGGTTTTTGTCGTCACTCGCCTGGAGCAACTTCGTATGTGGATGGTTCCGTTCGCTTCCCTGTCTGCTTTCCAGTAGCGCTGGATGGCCGTAGCCTCGGTCGCATCGCCAGACGTGGAGACTGCTTGAGTCCACTGTGTTCGGTCGATTTCCTCGTGACGAAACGGAAAGTGAGCGAAGCAATGACTGCATTGGTGGAGAGCGACCTGGTTGCCGTCGAGATCGAGGTGCGTGGCGATGTCGATGTGGCGGACTACACCGCGCATCTCGCGAGAACACCGCAACGCTGTGGCATCGCAGGCATCGCAGGGATCGACAGCATCACGGATGCCGACGGCAGTGCCCGCGATACGGATGGTGGAACGGCGAGTTCCGTCGCGCTCGCGTTCCCTGTTGAACGCAGCTGGAGCTACGCGGCCGCGCTGGTCAGTCAGAGTGCACCAGGTGTGGTGCGCATCGAGGCCGACGCCGTCGCGGAGGACGTTCACGCGACGGTCGCTCAGGCCTGCCGGATCTTGTCGCTCGATGTGGACGGCACCGGCTTTCCCTCGGTACTGGCCCGCGATCCGGTACTCGCGCGCAGGGTGAGGGCAGGTCCGGGGTTGCGGCCGGTGTTGTTCGGCTCGGCGTACGAGGCCGCGTGCTGGGCTGTGGTGTGCCATCGGCTCCGGGTGTCGCAGGCCGATGCCCTCGTGCGCCACATCGCCGAACGCCGAGGGCGACGCCTGCGAATCGGAGGCCGCGAGGTCGTGTGTTTTCCCGCGCCAGGCGACCTCGGTGATCTCGATTCCTCGTACCGACTCTCAGCCGTGAAGCGCAAGCGGCTGGCTGCGGTAGCCGAAGCAGGCGTTGAGGGTGTCCTCGATGCGGCGAGGCTGCGGCGACTACCGATCGGCACGGCACTGGAGGAGGTGCGGAGACTGCCCGGCATCGGACCGTTCTCCGCCGAGCTCGTGGTGGGACGCGGGGCAGGACACCCCGATCTCTTTCCCCGGGCGGAAAGTCACCTCACCACGGCGTTGCGGCGGCATTACGACACCGACGAACCGGGACTCGCCGCAGTGGCCGACCGGTGGCGGCCCTACCGAGGCTGGGGAGCGTTCTTCTTCCGGGAGGTGACAATCGACGAACAGTAGCGTGTCGTGCCGCTGCCGTCACCGAGGTGGGGGTGACGGTGCGCTGAACAGCCTGTGATGAGCTGACATTCGTGAACGGGGTGGACGAAAATGGGGTGGATGGCGACGGCATCGTGCTGAGGGCGCTGGACTTCGGAACTGACGCCGCGAGCATGATCGCTGTCATCACCGGTGTGCTGGCGCTGGCAGTGGTCGTCGTGAGCAGGCCGTGGCGGTTCGCGCGCAATGTGGTGACCATCGTGCACGAAGCGGGACACGCACTCTTCGCACTACTCGCGGGGCGTCGTTTGCAGGGCATCAGGCTGCATTCCGACACCTCCGGTGTGACGGTGTCGAAGGGCAGGCCCACAGGCCCCGGCATGGTGCTGACGGCGCTGGCGGGCTACCCGGCCCCGGCTCTGCTCGGGGTCGTGTTCGCGTGGCTGGTCTCGGCCGAACGGCTCAGCGTCGTGCTGGGGATCGCGGCTGTGCTGCTGCTCGGTGTGCTCGTGATGGTCCGCAACGCCTACGGGATCTTCTCGGTGGTTCTGTCCGCCATGGTTCTCGGAGGCATCGCATTGTTCGCCGGTCCAGCCGTGCAGGCGGCCTTCGTCTACCTGATCACCTGGTTCCTGCTGTTCGGCGCGATCCGGCCGTTGTTCGAGCTCCAGATGAAACGACGCAGGGGCGCGGCGCGCGATTCGGACATCGACCAGTTGGCGCGCCTGACGGCGTTGCCCGCGATGCTCTGGCTGTTCGTGGTGGGAGTGCTTTCGGTGACCTGTGTGGTCGCAGGCGGCATGTTGCTGATCGAACCGGCGCTGGCGCCGGCGGACGTGTTCTCCTCGGCGACGGAGTGACCGGGCGCCGGTGCCGTCACCGAGGTGGGGCACACTAGAACGAGGAGAAGTCGATGCGAGTACCCGGTGTGGCCGGGTGCGGTCGTCGGAAGGATGGCACGGTGACGGACGAGGTGGCGAAGGCGGTCGAGGAGTGTGCTCGGGCGGCGAAGGACGCGGCTCCGTCACTGGCCCGCGCCACGAACGAGACCGTCGATGCCGCGCTGAACGGTATGGCCCAGCGGCTGCTGGCACACCGTGAGGCGATTCTGAAGGCCAACCGGCAGGACGTCTCCACTGCGCAGTCCACAGGGATGAGCACGGGCCTGCTCGACCGGCTGACCATCACCGAGAGCAGGCTGACGGACATGGCCGATCAGCTTCGTCTCCTTGCCTCGGCCCCGCATCAGGATCGCAGCGTCGTCGTATCCACACTTCCCGGCGACCTTCAGCTCGTGGAGCGCCGCCGTCCTGTCGGTGTGATCGGGGCCAACTACGAGGCCAGGCCCAACGTGACGGTGGACGTCGCGTCGCAGCTGGTGAAGTCCCGAAACGCGGGGGTGCTGCGTACCGGATCGGCTGCTTTGGGTTCGGCCACGTGCCTGCTCGAGGGAGTCATCCGCCCCGCTCTGGCCGAGGCAGGTATCGACGAGCGTGTCGTGCAGCTCGTGCCACGGGCCGAGCGGGAGGCGGCGACCGAGCTGGTGCGACTGCCCGACCTCGTGCCGCTGGTGATCCTGCGGGGTAGCGGGGACAGCACACGTTCCCTCGCGCTGACAGCCGCGCAGCACGGTGTGCGGACGCTCGCTCACGCCGACGGCGGTGGCGTGCTGTACGTCGATGAGAATGCCGATGAGGACACCGTCCGCTCACTCATCACGAACAGCCTCGACCGACTCGGCGTGTGCAATCGGCTGAACCTGCTGCTCATTCACGATGCCGTGCACGACCAGATCTGGCCGATCGTGTCCGAGGCGCTTGCCGCGCGTGGTGTCACACCGTCGCTGCCTCCGCACGAGCATCCCATCGGCTACGAATGGGCACTCGACTCCGAACGCGAGGCCACGGTCACCGTGGCGCGAGTCGGGGGAGTCGCCGAAGCGGTCCGGATCGCCAACGAGCAGACGTCTGGTCTGGCAGCGGGGATCGCCACCGAGGACGCCGCGACGGCCGAGGCGTTCTTCGACGGCTACCAGGGAACCGGTGTGTTCTGGAACGCGCCGACGCGTCTGCTGGACGGGTTCAAGCTGCTCGGCGTGCCGGAGACCGGCATCAATCTCGACAAGGTGCCCGGCCCGCGCGGCCCGGTCACCTACACCGACCTGTACGTCCGGCAGTACGCAGTCCTCCCCGCAGGGCGGTGAGCAGGCGGTTCGCAGGTTGAGCGGCTGTGCGGGAATGCCAGGTGCGCCACAGGCGTCGTCACTGTGGTGAGTGCGGGGCCCGTCGATGTCGTGACGCGGTGGTGACGAGCAGAACGCGCATCACCGAGGTGATCGATCACCCGTTCGAAGGGTACCGTAGGTTGCCGCCCCTGCCTGGGTGGTGCCACGGCCGTGGCGTCACCGAGAAGATCTACCCCAGGAGCAGGAGCTTTTTCATGGTCGCCAGCACGGCGCATTCGCACAACGTCACCGAGGTCGCCACCGACCCTTCCATCGACACCGACACCGACACCGGCACTGCGGCCGACAGCGGCCCTGCCACCGAGTTCGGCACACTGGGGCTCCGCCCCGAGTTGTTGAGGGCGCTGTCGGATCTCGGTTACGAGGAACCGACCCCCATCCAGATGGCCGCGATCCCGGCGCTGCTCGACGGCGCTGATGTGGTCGGGCAGGCAGCCACGGGCACCGGAAAGACCGCCGCCTTCTCACTGCCAGTGCTCCATCGGCTCGCCGACCTCGATCGGAACGGGAAGCCGAGCGCTCTCGTGCTGGTGCCGACGAGGGAACTCGCCGCGCAGGTGTGTGAGGCGATGTACCGCTACGGCAGGCACCTCGGCATCCGGGTCGTCCCCGTGTACGGCGGCCAGCCGATGGGAAGGCAGCTGCGCAGCCTGGAAACCGGCGTGGATGTCGTCGTGGCCACGCCCGGCAGGGCGCTGGACCACCTCTCGCGCGGATCGCTGGACCTGTCGAAGTTGCGCATGGTCGTGCTCGACGAGGCTGACGAGATGCTCGACATGGGCTTCGCCGAGGACATCGACGCGATCCTCGACCAGACTCCCACCGACCGGCAGACCATGCTCTTCTCCGCCACCATGCCTCCGCGCATCAGCGGCATGGTGCGCCGCTACCTCCGCGAGCCGCGTCGCATCGAACTGACGAGGGCAGAGTCGATGAGCGGGGACGCCGCAGCGGTCACGCAGGTCGCCTACGTGGTCCCCCGAGGGCACAAGCCCGCGGCACTCGGCAGGGTTCTCGACATCGAGGCCCCGGAAGCGACGGTCGTCTTCTGCCGCACGAGGGAAGAGGTCGATCGCCTCACCGAGATCATGAACGGCCGCGGCTACCGCGCGGAGGCCTTGCATGGTGGTATGGACCAAAGCCAGCGCAACCGCGTGGTCGGGCGCCTGCGCGCCGGGACAGCCGACCTTGTCGTGGCCACCGATGTCGCCGCGCGAGGACTCGACATCGATCAGCTCACCCACGTGGTCAACTACGACGTGCCGAGTGCGCCCGAGATCTACGTGCACCGCATCGGACGGGTTGGGCGCGCCGGTCGCGAGGGCAGCGCCATCACACTCGCCGAACCGAGAGAACACCGCATGATCAAGACGATCGAGCGGGTCACCGGTCAGACCATCTCGGTGCGCAAGCTGCCGACCGTCGCCGATCTGCGAGCCCGTCGCCTCGAACTCACCCGTGTGGCGCTGCGTGAGGCACTGGTGGAAGCCGGCGATCTCGACCGCTACCGCGTCGTCGTCGAACCGCTGGCCGAGGAGTTCGACATCGTCGAGATCGCGCTCGCCGCGGTGAAACTCGCCCATGGTGCCGATGGCACCGACGGCGATGCCGAGATTCCCGACGTGGAACTGCGACCTCGGGACGACGGTCGTTCGCGGCGTGGTCCCAAGGACCGCGGTCCGAGGGACACGCGGCGCGGAAAGCGGCCCAGCGGTGGGATGACCCGTCTGTTCGTGAGCCTCGGTCGCAGGGCGGGTGTGCGCCCGCAGGATTTGGTCGGCGCCATCGCAGGCGAATCGCAGCTGCGAGGCAAGGACGTCGGTGCCATCGAGATCACCGACAAGTTCTCGCTGGTGGACGTGCCGGAGTCCGCTGCCGACGATGTCATCACGGCACTGCGCGACAGCAGCATCAAGGGGCGGAAGGTCGTCGTTCGCCGCGAGCGTTTCGCGAGCCGGTGACCCCGTGCGGGTGCGGCCCAGCGCATCGCATGCCATGTGACGTCGGCACAGTGGGCCGCACACCACGTGATGACGGCGCACTTCCGTCCACTGTCGCCCGCCTGCGCTGAGCACGGCGCGGTTCAGCGCAGGCCGCTCGCATGGAATACAGCCGCTATCGCCCCGGGGCTGACGCAAGGCGCCTGTGGTGCTTGGGATTGGCGGAGCCGCCTTGTGGTGCTCGGGCTGGCGCAAGGGCGCTTGTGGTGTCGGGGCTGACGCAAGATTCCTTGTGGCGCTTGGGATTGGCAGGGCTGCCTTGTGGCGCTTGGGATTAGCAAGGCTGCCTTGTGGTGCTTGGGGCTGACGGGCGCCAGCGGCCAGGTTGTCGGGTGCGGGTGCGGGTGCGGGCGCGGGTGCGAGGGTCGCGGTCGCGGGTGGTCTCGACGAAGGCACCTGAGCTGAGCGGCTGAGCGGGGTCGAGCTGGATCGCCAGGTGGGCCGCCACCGCCTGACACACAGCGCCGTGCGGCGCGTCGTCGTGCGCGTGGGTGACCCGGCCGGAGGCAAACCGGCCCCTCGACGCTGTGGGCGAGAAGTTTCTTTGGGGCGCCTCCACGTTTCGACATCTCGACGCGGTCTTCGCTTCGGGGAAACGGCGCTCCTCGAAGCGCTGCCACGCCGGGCTGAGCGGTCACTGCGGTCCCGGCCATCGGTGGCCGTGGAGCCGGTCAGCCGGGTTCAGGTGGTGTGGACGATCAGCACATCGACCCCTGATTTGCGCGCCACCTCGGAGGGAACCGAGCCGAGGATCCTGCCCGCGAGCGTGTTGAGCCCACGGTTGCCGACCACGAGCAGATCCGCGTCGTGGTCACGGACGATCTTGCGCAGCGACTCCACCGGACTGCCGACCACGGCGACGGTCTCCAGGGAGATCGCGCCCACTTTGGTGGCTCGCTCCCTTGCGGTGCGCAACGTCTCCTCGGCGGGAGCGGAGCCGACCACCTGGTATGCCTCGTCGCCGAGCACGTCCCTGGCTTTGTCCACCCTCTCCCTGCTCGCGGGGTAGTAGGCACACGCGATGACGAGGGTGGCCGCGGAGTCGGCTGCGACCTTCGCCGCGCGTTCGACAGCGGCGAGTGACGATTCCGAGCCGTCGGTGCCGACGACGACGGTGTTGTAGGCGGCCATCCGGTCCTCCAGTCGGGTGTCGTGCCGGGTCTGGAGGGTGACAGTAGCGGGTTGGAGACGGCCGCGCAGCAGTTACCTACTCGCGAGTCGGTTTTGTTGTGGTCACCGCTCGCACGCGCACTGTCGGTGCGGAAGCGCCGTCGCTGTTGTGTGCGGCCGGGTCCGTTGCCGGGCCGTCGCCGGACGGTGGGCGGCTGCCCGGCTGATCGTTGCCGCCCGTCGGGCCCCCGGTGCCGAGCGCCGATTCCGCCTCCGCGAGCATCGCCCTCGCCGCCTTGACCTGCTCGGCGATCCTGGAGCGAAGCGCGCGAAGCTCCTCGACGCGGGCCGTCGCCTCCGCGACGCGGCGGTTGGACTCCTCCGTCGCCTCCCTGACCCGGCGCTTGGCCTCGTCGGTGGCCTCGGCGACACGCGCGTTGGCCTCGCTGATCGAGTTCTGCTTGCGGCGGTTGGCGTCCTCGACGGATTCGCGGCGCCTGCGCTCGATCTCCGCCTCCGCCTTGGCCCGCTCGTCCGCGACCTGCGCCCTGATGGATGCCGCTTCCTCGGATGCCTCGCGCACCCGGCGTTCGGCCTCGGCCTTGCTCGCGGCTTCCTGCTCGGCCAGCACCCGCATCGACTCGGTGCGGCGCTGAGCCATCGCGATCTCGAAGTCCTCCTCGACCTGCGTGCGGCGCTGCTGCGCCTCGCGGTCGAGCCGGTCGCGTTCCTGCGCGGCCTCGGAGGTGATGCGTTCGCCCTCGGCGCGGGCGTCGTCGAGCACCTTGGCGTGCTCGGCCTCCATCTGCTTGCGCCGCTCGGCGAGCTCGGTGAGCAGCTGTTCGTATCGGGCGCGCATGGCGCTGGCGTCGGATTCGGCCTTGGCCCGGATGTGGCCTGCCTCGGCCTCCGCCCTGGCCTTGGTGTCGCTCGCCTCCTCCTGGGCGAGCCGCAACATGCGCTGGAGTCGCTCGGACAGTCCCTCGATGGACGTGGGTGGCTGGGCGAGCCGTTCGACCTGCCCCCGCAGATCGTCGATCTCGATGCGCGCGGCCTCCAACTGTCTCGCCAGGTCCTCGGCCTGTGAGATGGCGGCGTCGCGGTCGGACATGAGCATCTTGATGTCGGCGTCGAGCCGTTCCAGATGCTCATCGACCTGCGCGCGGTTGTAGCCACGCTTCTCGAAGTCGAAACCGGCACCCAGCGGCACGAGCTCCCGTTCCTCGCCAAGGCTCATGGTCCCCACCCTAGCGGGCGGGCTCTGCGGGCACTTTTCGGAGAGTCCGAAGGAGCGAGAGCGCTGTGTTTGACCGGCCGGCCAGTCCACGCGCATTCTGCTGGTACGGATCGCGACGAGGCGATCCGGTGCCCGCAGGAGGTGAGCATCGATGGCTCGGATTTCCGATCGGACCTCGGCGAGGCCCTGGACCAGACCACACGACTGGGCCGAGGTCGTGCTCGGCGCGGTCCTCGCCCTTTCGCCGATCTGGTTCGACACCAACACGGCCGCGACCTGGACGATGGTGGTGCTCGGAGCCCTCATCGTGCTGGACGGCCTTGTGTCGTTGGCGATGCCCGGCGCCGTCTACGGCGAGGGCGTGCAGATCGTGCTCGGCGCACTCGCCTTCATCTCGCCGTGGGTGATGGGCTACACCGAGTTCACGGGTGCCGCGTGGACGTCCTGGATCGTCGGCGGGCTGACTGTGATCGCGGGTGCGGCTGCCCTTCCACTGGCCACAGCCGCCCACCGTATGGCAGGTCAGCACTGAGCGCGGGGCCGCGCGGGACGATCAGTAGCTCGTCGGCCCCTTTCTTCTGTCGAGTGCTCGCGCATCGTGAACGGGCGCGGGCACTCGAAGGGCTGTTCGTGACGTGAGAGGGCGGTGAGTGCGAATGCCCCGGAGGCAGGACGGCGCTGTGCCGGATGCTTCGGCGAGGGAACGGATTCTCCAGGCCGCCGAGCGGCTCTTCGCGGAGTTCGGTTTCCAGGCGACTCCCACGTCCCGGATCGCCGAGGCGGCCGACGTTCCGAAGAGTCTCGTGCATTACTACTTCCGCCGCAAACCCGATCTGTTGACGGCGCTGGTGGAACGGCTGCCCGACGAACGGATCGACCCCGCGAGAGTGGTGGTGCGGGGTGACGTCGCCGAGAGCCTGCACCGGCTGGTCACCGAGTTGGACCGCAGGTTGTCCTCCTCGCGCGTGTTGTCGCACCTGCTGTGGCGTGAGGCCGACACCCACAGCGTTGTGCGGGAGGCGTTGCGCAACCGCTACGAGGCTTTGATCGCGCAGGTTCGCGCGGTGATCCTCGCGGCGGGGGTGCCCGCGCGGATGGCCGCCGACGTCGAGAGCGCGTCGGTACTGGTGGCGCGCGCCGTCAGCCACCGGCATTCGGTGGCGCGGCACACGGCGACACCGGAGGAGATGCGCGCAGAGCTGTCGTTCATCGCCTCGGCCCTCACGGCCAGAACGCGAAGGGCCGACCGGGCTGCCGCCGAGTGACCGGAAGGGTCGGGACCTGGCCGACCGAGGCACTGCCGACACCGCGCCAGCGCACCGTGGCCGGGTCCGTCAGGAGGCACCCTCCGGCGCCGTCGGAGTTGACGCCGACGCCCACCGACCGTGAGACGTCAGTGGTCCCCGGCCTGGCCGGGGTCGGCTGCGGGCTCGACGAGTTCCACCAGCACGCCGCCCGCGTCCTTCGGATGCACGAAGTTGACCTTGCTGCCCGCCGTGCCCTTGCGGGCCTGTGCGTAGAGCACACGCAGCCCTGCCGACCGCAGCGCGTCCGCGGCGGCTTCGACGTCGGTGACGCGGTAGGCGAGTTGCTGGAGTCCAGGGCCGCTGCGGTCGAGGAACTTGGCGATGGTCGATCGTTCGTCAACCGGTGCCAGCAACTGCACGGCGGCCCCGCCGGTGTCGCCGGGCGCCCGCAGCATCGCCTCACGGACACCCTGCTCCTCGTTCACCTCGACGTGGGTGACGACCAGCCCGAAGTGCTTCGTGTGGAACGCGATGGCGGCGTCGAGGTCGGGCACGGCGATGCCGACATGATCGACAGCCGTGATGAATCTCGACAGCGAGTCCAGTGCCTCGTCCATGGTCACGGAGGATAGACCGTCCCCTGCGCACAGCAGTGATGTCGGTCGCGATCGGCCGGGCGGGGTCGGGGAAACGGTATCGTCGAAACATCGCTGATGCGCTGCGCCAGCGTCCCGCACCGTCGCGTCGATGACTCGCAGGAGGCATGTTGTGTCCGGTTCCGTGATCCTGGGCGCCGCCCGCACCCCGGTCGGAAAGCTTCTCGGCTCGTTGAAGGATTTCTCCGGCGCGCAGCTGGGTGGAATCGCCATCAAGGCGGCGTTGGAGCGAGCCGGCGTTCCGGCCGATGCCGTTCAGTACACGATCATGGGGCAGGTGCTCACCGCGGGCGCGGGACAGATCCCGGCGCGCCAGGCCGCCGTCGCCGCGGGCATTCCTATGGACGTCCCCGCGCTGACCATCAACAAGGTGTGTCTGTCGGGTCTCGACGCCATCGCGCTCGCCGACCAGCTGATTCGTGCTGGCGAGTTCGACCTCGTCGTCGCGGGCGGCCAGGAGTCCATGTCGCAGGCGCCGCACCTGTTGCCGACGTCGCGCACCGGTGTCAAGTACGGCAATGCGACCCTCCTGGACCACATGGCTCACGACGGTCTGTTCTGCGCGTTCGACCAGGTGGCGATGGGTGAGTCCACCGAGCGCCACAACTCCCGTTACGGCCTGACCCGTGAGGAGCAGGACGCCTTCTCGGCCCGATCGCACCAGCGCGCTGCCAAGGCCGCTGCCAACGGTGTGTTCGACGACGAGATCGTTCCCGTCGAGATCCCGCAGCGCAAGGGTGACCCCGTGCTGTTCTCCTCGGACGAGGGTGTGCGGGCCGACACCACCGCCGAGGGACTGGCGAGGCTGCGGCCTGCGTTCGCAGCCGATGGCACGATCACGGCGGGGTCGGCGTCGCAGATCTCCGACGGTGCGGCCGCTGTCGTCGTGGCGAGCAGGGCGAAGGCGGAGGAACTCGGCATCACCCCGCTTGCCGAGATCGGCGCGCATGGCGTGGTGGCAGGTCCCGACGCCAGCCTCCACGAGCAGCCGTCCAACGCGATCAAGGCTGCTCTCGCCAAGGCGAAGCTGGACGCGGACGCCCTCGACCTCGTGGAGATCAATGAGGCGTTCGCCGCCGTGGGCCTGGTGTCCGCGCGCAAGCTCGGTCTCGACGAGGAGAAGGTCAACGTCAACGGCGGTGCCATCGCGATCGGCCACCCCATCGGCGCCTCCGGCGCGCGTCTCGTCGTGCACCTGGTGCACGAGCTGAGGCGCAGGGGCGGCGGTCTCGGCGCGGCCGCGCTGTGTGGCGGTGGCGGCCAGGGCGACGCGCTGCTGCTCAAGGTCTGATCTTGTCACTGGTGTGCGCGCTCGCGTCGGTGAGCGCGCACACCAGCGCGGCGATCGCGGGTTGGAAGGCGTGGCTGGCCGGGGCCGCGTAACCCACCACCACGCCGTCGTATTTCCGTTCACCACTTGTGATCCAGTGCGGGCCCAGTGTGGCGAGCTGGAGCGAGTGCCTGCGGGCCGCGCTGATCACGTCGGCCTCCTTCGGTCCCCCGTCGGGTAGGGGGATCAGCACGTGCAGACCGGCCGAGAT comes from Saccharomonospora xinjiangensis XJ-54 and encodes:
- a CDS encoding ribosomal RNA small subunit methyltransferase A codes for the protein MSAERRFPRRSERGTRPNPSGVHFLVAEDVVNTLVRVCRPGPDDLVIDFGAGPGVLTSAAAKRGARVLAVERDAEFAAMLIRRFRDNARVRVVRGDLRTVTLPRKDFLVMANPPYSASTALFRRLLGARRPTVVRGALTVEWGFARRLVSATSSAGELAWWAARYDIGLVRRVRPASFRPQPRVDSAVVSIRRRELSPEAERLLVELLKAAGRNPSRSARSLVRHIGAPDAHRLLARCGVEPGSSAGIVPPSAFAAFADAATARGEKPSSTV
- a CDS encoding DNA-3-methyladenine glycosylase family protein — protein: MTALVESDLVAVEIEVRGDVDVADYTAHLARTPQRCGIAGIAGIDSITDADGSARDTDGGTASSVALAFPVERSWSYAAALVSQSAPGVVRIEADAVAEDVHATVAQACRILSLDVDGTGFPSVLARDPVLARRVRAGPGLRPVLFGSAYEAACWAVVCHRLRVSQADALVRHIAERRGRRLRIGGREVVCFPAPGDLGDLDSSYRLSAVKRKRLAAVAEAGVEGVLDAARLRRLPIGTALEEVRRLPGIGPFSAELVVGRGAGHPDLFPRAESHLTTALRRHYDTDEPGLAAVADRWRPYRGWGAFFFREVTIDEQ
- a CDS encoding M50 family metallopeptidase, producing the protein MNGVDENGVDGDGIVLRALDFGTDAASMIAVITGVLALAVVVVSRPWRFARNVVTIVHEAGHALFALLAGRRLQGIRLHSDTSGVTVSKGRPTGPGMVLTALAGYPAPALLGVVFAWLVSAERLSVVLGIAAVLLLGVLVMVRNAYGIFSVVLSAMVLGGIALFAGPAVQAAFVYLITWFLLFGAIRPLFELQMKRRRGAARDSDIDQLARLTALPAMLWLFVVGVLSVTCVVAGGMLLIEPALAPADVFSSATE
- a CDS encoding aldehyde dehydrogenase family protein, with product MRVPGVAGCGRRKDGTVTDEVAKAVEECARAAKDAAPSLARATNETVDAALNGMAQRLLAHREAILKANRQDVSTAQSTGMSTGLLDRLTITESRLTDMADQLRLLASAPHQDRSVVVSTLPGDLQLVERRRPVGVIGANYEARPNVTVDVASQLVKSRNAGVLRTGSAALGSATCLLEGVIRPALAEAGIDERVVQLVPRAEREAATELVRLPDLVPLVILRGSGDSTRSLALTAAQHGVRTLAHADGGGVLYVDENADEDTVRSLITNSLDRLGVCNRLNLLLIHDAVHDQIWPIVSEALAARGVTPSLPPHEHPIGYEWALDSEREATVTVARVGGVAEAVRIANEQTSGLAAGIATEDAATAEAFFDGYQGTGVFWNAPTRLLDGFKLLGVPETGINLDKVPGPRGPVTYTDLYVRQYAVLPAGR
- a CDS encoding DEAD/DEAH box helicase; the encoded protein is MVASTAHSHNVTEVATDPSIDTDTDTGTAADSGPATEFGTLGLRPELLRALSDLGYEEPTPIQMAAIPALLDGADVVGQAATGTGKTAAFSLPVLHRLADLDRNGKPSALVLVPTRELAAQVCEAMYRYGRHLGIRVVPVYGGQPMGRQLRSLETGVDVVVATPGRALDHLSRGSLDLSKLRMVVLDEADEMLDMGFAEDIDAILDQTPTDRQTMLFSATMPPRISGMVRRYLREPRRIELTRAESMSGDAAAVTQVAYVVPRGHKPAALGRVLDIEAPEATVVFCRTREEVDRLTEIMNGRGYRAEALHGGMDQSQRNRVVGRLRAGTADLVVATDVAARGLDIDQLTHVVNYDVPSAPEIYVHRIGRVGRAGREGSAITLAEPREHRMIKTIERVTGQTISVRKLPTVADLRARRLELTRVALREALVEAGDLDRYRVVVEPLAEEFDIVEIALAAVKLAHGADGTDGDAEIPDVELRPRDDGRSRRGPKDRGPRDTRRGKRPSGGMTRLFVSLGRRAGVRPQDLVGAIAGESQLRGKDVGAIEITDKFSLVDVPESAADDVITALRDSSIKGRKVVVRRERFASR
- a CDS encoding universal stress protein, with the protein product MAAYNTVVVGTDGSESSLAAVERAAKVAADSAATLVIACAYYPASRERVDKARDVLGDEAYQVVGSAPAEETLRTARERATKVGAISLETVAVVGSPVESLRKIVRDHDADLLVVGNRGLNTLAGRILGSVPSEVARKSGVDVLIVHTT
- a CDS encoding chromosome segregation protein; protein product: MSLGEERELVPLGAGFDFEKRGYNRAQVDEHLERLDADIKMLMSDRDAAISQAEDLARQLEAARIEIDDLRGQVERLAQPPTSIEGLSERLQRMLRLAQEEASDTKARAEAEAGHIRAKAESDASAMRARYEQLLTELAERRKQMEAEHAKVLDDARAEGERITSEAAQERDRLDREAQQRRTQVEEDFEIAMAQRRTESMRVLAEQEAASKAEAERRVREASEEAASIRAQVADERAKAEAEIERRRRESVEDANRRKQNSISEANARVAEATDEAKRRVREATEESNRRVAEATARVEELRALRSRIAEQVKAARAMLAEAESALGTGGPTGGNDQPGSRPPSGDGPATDPAAHNSDGASAPTVRVRAVTTTKPTRE
- a CDS encoding SPW repeat protein, whose product is MARISDRTSARPWTRPHDWAEVVLGAVLALSPIWFDTNTAATWTMVVLGALIVLDGLVSLAMPGAVYGEGVQIVLGALAFISPWVMGYTEFTGAAWTSWIVGGLTVIAGAAALPLATAAHRMAGQH
- a CDS encoding TetR/AcrR family transcriptional regulator; this translates as MPRRQDGAVPDASARERILQAAERLFAEFGFQATPTSRIAEAADVPKSLVHYYFRRKPDLLTALVERLPDERIDPARVVVRGDVAESLHRLVTELDRRLSSSRVLSHLLWREADTHSVVREALRNRYEALIAQVRAVILAAGVPARMAADVESASVLVARAVSHRHSVARHTATPEEMRAELSFIASALTARTRRADRAAAE
- the mce gene encoding methylmalonyl-CoA epimerase, whose product is MDEALDSLSRFITAVDHVGIAVPDLDAAIAFHTKHFGLVVTHVEVNEEQGVREAMLRAPGDTGGAAVQLLAPVDERSTIAKFLDRSGPGLQQLAYRVTDVEAAADALRSAGLRVLYAQARKGTAGSKVNFVHPKDAGGVLVELVEPAADPGQAGDH